A single Nitrosospira multiformis ATCC 25196 DNA region contains:
- the lipA gene encoding lipoyl synthase, translating to MTIESRQKGVAKTARNPVKIAPQSTDQLLRKPSWIRVRSSNSQEFYEVKRILREQKLHTVCEEASCPNIGECFGKGTATFMILGDLCTRRCPFCDVAHGRPRPPDPEEPLHLAQSIAAMKLKYVVITSVDRDDLRDGGAQHFVDCIREVRAHSPQTKIEILVPDFRGRLDIALEKLFACPPDVMNHNLETVPRLYRQCRPGADYTHSLRLLKEFKARFPGIPTKSGLMLGLGETDEEILDVMRDLRKHDVEMLTIGQYLQPSIGHLPVMRYVTPGAFKEFERAAIEMGFSNAACGPMVRSSYHADQQAHEAGIIQR from the coding sequence ATGACAATTGAAAGTCGCCAGAAAGGCGTTGCAAAAACCGCGCGCAATCCCGTCAAAATCGCGCCGCAATCTACCGATCAGTTGCTGCGTAAACCTTCCTGGATCAGGGTGCGATCCTCCAATAGCCAGGAGTTTTATGAGGTCAAGCGGATTTTGCGGGAGCAGAAGCTGCACACGGTATGTGAGGAAGCTTCCTGTCCCAACATCGGCGAATGCTTCGGCAAAGGCACTGCAACTTTCATGATACTGGGCGATCTCTGTACCCGGCGCTGTCCCTTCTGCGACGTGGCGCATGGCCGGCCGCGTCCTCCGGACCCCGAAGAACCTCTGCACCTCGCGCAATCCATTGCCGCCATGAAGTTGAAATATGTGGTTATCACGAGCGTTGACCGCGATGATCTCAGGGATGGAGGAGCTCAGCATTTCGTGGATTGCATCCGTGAGGTTCGAGCCCATTCGCCGCAGACAAAGATAGAGATCCTGGTGCCGGATTTTCGCGGGAGACTGGATATTGCGCTGGAAAAATTATTCGCCTGCCCGCCCGATGTGATGAACCACAATCTCGAAACGGTACCCCGCCTCTACCGGCAATGCCGTCCAGGCGCGGACTACACGCATTCGCTCCGGTTATTGAAGGAGTTCAAGGCACGTTTTCCGGGCATCCCCACCAAATCCGGATTGATGCTGGGACTGGGAGAAACTGACGAGGAGATCCTCGACGTGATGCGCGACTTGCGCAAGCATGATGTCGAGATGCTTACCATTGGCCAGTATCTGCAGCCAAGCATCGGACATCTTCCTGTCATGCGTTATGTCACCCCGGGGGCATTTAAGGAATTTGAACGCGCCGCGATCGAAATGGGTTTCAGCAACGCCGCGTGCGGGCCCATGGTCCGGTCCAGCTACCATGCGGATCAGCAGGCGCATGAGGCAGGCATCATACAGAGGTAG
- the lipB gene encoding lipoyl(octanoyl) transferase LipB, translating into MIQPVSLEFVPGPSGLEVKYAAVMDYLSIWQAMKAFTASRTQNTPDEIWLLQHWPVYTQGVAGKPEHLLCNPGIPVVRTDRGGQITYHGPGQIIAYLLLDMRRLKLGVRDLVRKMEGAVVDLLDEYRVNACGDEDAPGVYVGGAKIAALGLKIKNGCCYHGLALNVSMDLAPFMAINPCGYTGLRVTQTSDLGITDELETLQGKLAEKLKARLKQ; encoded by the coding sequence GTGATACAGCCCGTTAGCCTGGAGTTTGTGCCCGGTCCTTCAGGACTTGAAGTCAAATATGCTGCAGTGATGGATTATCTTTCCATCTGGCAGGCGATGAAGGCTTTCACGGCGAGTCGCACGCAAAATACCCCTGATGAAATCTGGTTGCTGCAGCATTGGCCGGTCTATACCCAGGGTGTTGCCGGCAAACCCGAGCATTTGCTTTGCAATCCAGGCATTCCCGTAGTACGCACGGATCGGGGTGGTCAAATCACCTATCACGGCCCGGGACAGATTATTGCGTACCTGTTGCTGGATATGCGGCGCCTCAAGTTAGGCGTGCGCGACCTGGTCAGAAAAATGGAGGGCGCCGTGGTAGACTTGCTGGATGAGTATCGCGTCAACGCCTGCGGCGATGAGGATGCGCCCGGTGTATACGTTGGCGGAGCAAAAATCGCGGCACTGGGGCTGAAGATAAAAAATGGATGCTGCTACCATGGCCTGGCTCTGAATGTCAGCATGGACCTTGCCCCGTTTATGGCTATCAACCCTTGCGGCTATACGGGACTAAGGGTTACGCAAACCAGCGATCTCGGTATAACCGACGAGCTGGAAACGCTGCAAGGAAAGCTTGCCGAAAAACTGAAGGCCAGGCTGAAGCAATGA
- a CDS encoding YbeD family protein has translation MKPVTSSDDSTLIEYPCDFPIKIMGRVGSPSGIPPSAATLEYRRQDFSQNVLAIVKRHAPDFDEATMEVRISRKSNYLSLTCTIRAVSREQLDALYQELCDHPTVVMVL, from the coding sequence GTGAAACCCGTGACTTCGTCTGACGATAGCACCCTGATCGAATATCCCTGCGATTTTCCGATTAAAATCATGGGGCGTGTCGGGTCGCCCTCCGGCATTCCACCCAGTGCCGCAACGCTGGAATACCGGCGGCAGGATTTTTCACAGAACGTACTGGCGATTGTGAAGCGCCACGCTCCGGATTTTGACGAGGCGACCATGGAGGTAAGAATCAGCAGAAAAAGCAATTATCTCAGCCTTACGTGCACGATTCGCGCTGTTTCTCGTGAACAACTGGATGCGTTATATCAGGAACTGTGCGATCATCCCACAGTGGTAATGGTACTTTAG
- a CDS encoding D-amino acid aminotransferase encodes MIYLNGDFLRIEEARISVLDRGFIFGDGVYEVIPVYSRKPFRLAEHLRRLQHSLDGIRLQNPHSDSEWTYLLEQIVALNEGEDQYIYLHITRGVARRDHAFPQGVAPTVFIMSNPLLTPPPGLLHTGVVAISAADNRWLRCDIKAISLLPNVLLRQMAIDEGALETVLFRDGFMTEGAASNIFVVRNGILLAPPKNHLMLPGITYDVVLELAQASGIPHEVRAITEHEVRTAEELLLTSSTKEIMPITRLDNQPVGEGKPGKMFALFYQLYQSYKQTTMRGKSSIS; translated from the coding sequence ATGATCTATCTAAACGGCGATTTCCTGAGAATCGAAGAAGCGCGCATCTCTGTGCTGGATAGAGGTTTTATTTTTGGTGACGGGGTATATGAGGTTATTCCTGTCTATTCCCGCAAACCTTTTCGTCTGGCGGAGCATCTGCGCCGGCTCCAGCACAGCCTCGATGGCATTCGCCTGCAAAATCCGCATTCGGACAGCGAATGGACTTATTTGCTCGAACAAATCGTCGCCTTGAATGAAGGTGAGGATCAGTATATCTACCTGCATATTACCCGCGGTGTCGCCCGGCGCGATCATGCCTTTCCACAAGGTGTCGCGCCCACTGTCTTCATTATGAGCAATCCGTTGCTGACACCGCCTCCAGGATTGCTGCATACGGGCGTGGTAGCGATTTCAGCCGCGGATAATCGATGGTTGCGCTGTGATATCAAGGCTATCTCGCTCCTGCCCAACGTATTGCTGCGGCAGATGGCGATCGATGAAGGCGCCTTGGAAACGGTGCTGTTTCGCGACGGTTTCATGACTGAGGGGGCGGCAAGCAATATCTTTGTCGTAAGAAATGGAATTCTGCTGGCTCCCCCCAAAAATCACCTGATGCTGCCGGGCATCACCTATGACGTAGTGCTGGAGCTGGCACAGGCGAGTGGCATTCCCCATGAAGTTCGCGCAATTACGGAGCATGAGGTGCGCACCGCTGAGGAACTTTTGCTGACATCCTCGACCAAAGAAATCATGCCGATTACCCGTCTCGATAACCAACCGGTGGGTGAGGGAAAGCCGGGCAAAATGTTTGCATTGTTTTACCAGCTCTACCAGAGTTATAAACAAACCACCATGCGAGGCAAATCTTCGATATCCTGA
- a CDS encoding D-alanyl-D-alanine carboxypeptidase family protein gives MRRLLPISLCLLALPLAAQQPQFHAPPQTLSVAAKSYILADLQSGQVLVSKNAHERVDPASLTKLMTAYVVFAALYQKRVTLTQAVPVSTRAWRAQGSRMFIEPKKPVTVDELMRGMIVQSGNDASIALAEAVSGSEEAFAQAMNKEAARMGMKNTRFANSTGLPDPDHYTTAYDLALLATAIIRDFPEYYPLYSLKEYTYNKITQANRNRLLWLDPNVDGMKTGHTDAAGYCLITSARRGQRRLVAVVMGTASESARAMESQRLLNYGFQFYDTVRLYPGEQEVVAIPLWKGNQDKLRTGFGNDVYFSLPRHQTDKLKARMEYKQPLLAPVAAGQKVGTVKFMLEGKQVVEHPLVALETVSAANIFGRAWDSMRLLFN, from the coding sequence ATGAGACGCTTGCTTCCTATATCGCTGTGTCTGCTTGCCCTGCCACTGGCTGCTCAACAACCCCAGTTTCACGCGCCGCCGCAAACTCTCTCCGTCGCCGCCAAGTCTTATATACTTGCCGATCTTCAGAGCGGACAGGTGCTTGTGAGCAAGAATGCCCATGAACGCGTCGATCCGGCATCGCTGACAAAGCTGATGACGGCTTATGTGGTTTTTGCAGCTCTGTATCAGAAACGTGTCACCTTGACGCAGGCTGTGCCAGTCTCGACACGTGCCTGGCGGGCGCAAGGCTCCCGCATGTTCATCGAGCCGAAGAAGCCCGTGACGGTCGATGAATTGATGCGCGGCATGATCGTGCAGTCAGGAAACGACGCCTCCATTGCACTGGCGGAGGCCGTTTCAGGATCAGAGGAGGCATTCGCTCAAGCGATGAACAAGGAGGCGGCGCGCATGGGCATGAAGAACACCCGTTTTGCCAATTCAACCGGACTTCCGGACCCGGACCATTACACCACCGCGTACGATCTCGCCTTGCTCGCAACCGCCATCATTCGCGATTTTCCGGAATATTATCCACTCTATTCCCTCAAGGAATATACCTATAACAAAATTACTCAGGCGAACCGGAACCGCCTGCTCTGGCTCGACCCGAATGTCGACGGGATGAAGACGGGACACACTGACGCAGCCGGTTACTGCCTCATTACTTCAGCCAGGCGGGGACAGCGTCGGTTGGTTGCGGTAGTGATGGGAACCGCCTCGGAGAGCGCGCGCGCGATGGAAAGCCAGCGCCTGCTGAATTATGGTTTTCAGTTCTACGATACGGTTCGTCTCTATCCGGGAGAGCAGGAGGTGGTTGCCATTCCATTATGGAAAGGCAACCAGGACAAACTCAGGACGGGATTCGGAAATGATGTTTATTTTTCGCTTCCCCGCCATCAGACTGACAAACTCAAGGCCAGGATGGAATATAAGCAGCCGCTTCTCGCTCCTGTCGCTGCGGGCCAAAAAGTTGGTACAGTGAAGTTTATGCTCGAAGGGAAGCAGGTGGTTGAACATCCGCTGGTAGCGCTCGAAACCGTCAGCGCTGCGAATATTTTTGGCCGGGCATGGGATAGCATGCGGCTTCTATTTAACTAG
- a CDS encoding helicase HerA-like C-terminal domain-containing protein, translating to MAPPLLIAQSHHPLGLLPGFANRHGLITGATGTGKTVTLQVLAERFSSIGVPVFMADIKGDLAGLSFPGADSAKMKERLAQLHLPEPEWTAYPVTFWDIYGKAGHPVRTTISDMGPLLLGRLFNLNETQQGVLTLVFKIADDNGLLLLDVKDLRALLQFVGDKAKDFTVQYGNISAASIGAIQRSLLQIEQQGGDILFGEPMLDIHDLMQVDSRGRGMINILAADKLLNAPKLYSTFLLWILSELFEHLPEIGDPEKPKLIFFFDEAHLLFNDAPRPLLEKIEQVVRLIRSKGVGVYFVTQNPLDVPETVLGQLGNRVQHALRAFTPRDQKAVRSAAQTMRANPGLDTEKVISELSVGEALVSLLDEKGRPAMVERAFILPPQSRIGPVTDAERAGIIKSSMVFGHYEQQVDRESAYEILGSRAPMTQNTGNEEAPVRARVKKTESEEGMMEVLGDMLLGKTGPRGGYKPGILDTAARSAARSIGSRAGREIFRGILGGMFGGSNRRR from the coding sequence ATGGCACCACCGCTGCTGATCGCGCAATCCCACCATCCCCTTGGTTTATTGCCCGGCTTCGCCAACCGGCACGGCCTGATCACGGGTGCGACCGGCACAGGCAAGACCGTTACGCTTCAGGTGCTGGCAGAACGCTTCTCGTCGATCGGCGTGCCCGTATTCATGGCGGACATAAAGGGCGATCTGGCAGGTCTCTCCTTTCCTGGCGCCGATTCAGCCAAAATGAAGGAGCGGCTTGCGCAACTCCACCTTCCGGAACCTGAATGGACTGCATATCCGGTTACGTTTTGGGATATTTACGGAAAAGCCGGACATCCGGTGCGCACCACCATATCCGACATGGGCCCGCTGCTGTTGGGCCGGTTATTCAATCTGAACGAAACGCAGCAGGGTGTGCTGACACTGGTATTCAAAATTGCGGATGATAACGGACTTCTGCTGCTTGACGTCAAGGATCTGCGCGCGCTGCTGCAGTTTGTCGGCGACAAGGCGAAGGACTTCACGGTGCAGTATGGTAACATTTCCGCCGCCTCGATCGGTGCCATTCAGCGTTCGCTTCTGCAGATCGAGCAGCAGGGGGGGGATATCCTGTTCGGCGAACCGATGCTCGATATTCATGACCTGATGCAGGTGGACAGCAGAGGGCGGGGGATGATAAACATTCTCGCAGCCGACAAACTGCTGAACGCTCCCAAGTTGTATTCCACCTTTTTGCTGTGGATACTGTCAGAGCTGTTCGAACATCTTCCTGAAATAGGCGATCCCGAGAAACCGAAATTGATATTTTTCTTTGATGAAGCCCATCTTTTATTCAATGATGCGCCCCGTCCTCTTCTGGAAAAAATAGAGCAGGTCGTGAGGTTGATACGATCCAAGGGAGTGGGCGTGTATTTTGTAACACAAAATCCCCTCGATGTTCCTGAAACTGTTCTGGGACAGCTCGGCAATCGCGTGCAGCATGCCCTGCGCGCGTTTACGCCGCGCGATCAGAAGGCGGTGCGGTCGGCTGCGCAAACCATGCGGGCGAATCCCGGTCTGGATACCGAAAAGGTGATCAGTGAGCTTTCGGTGGGTGAAGCGCTCGTTTCGTTGCTGGACGAGAAAGGCCGTCCCGCCATGGTTGAGCGGGCGTTTATTTTGCCGCCTCAATCGAGGATAGGACCGGTCACCGATGCGGAACGCGCAGGTATCATCAAATCCTCGATGGTTTTCGGCCATTACGAGCAACAGGTGGACCGTGAGTCCGCATACGAAATACTCGGAAGTCGGGCTCCGATGACGCAGAATACCGGGAATGAGGAAGCTCCCGTCCGTGCCAGGGTAAAAAAGACCGAATCCGAAGAGGGTATGATGGAGGTACTGGGTGATATGCTGCTCGGCAAAACCGGCCCGCGCGGTGGATATAAACCTGGCATTCTCGATACCGCTGCACGCAGCGCGGCGCGCTCCATCGGTTCGCGTGCCGGCCGTGAAATCTTCCGCGGGATTCTGGGAGGTATGTTCGGCGGCAGTAACCGCAGACGTTGA